In Apium graveolens cultivar Ventura chromosome 10, ASM990537v1, whole genome shotgun sequence, the following are encoded in one genomic region:
- the LOC141693807 gene encoding uncharacterized protein LOC141693807 has translation MLQKLFGDIQVPTKMMKLRNSGTLHYINTIKGCFVLKIQNWNSRAPVFKNLKHIYEPQCGTPLHVPIKIELCEDEVLNHSLPMAKRVKTEREPQVEISDCGSYIDETRSVFDDLSFGEITLAQLKKSCKTKKRKELEFVCLSPKKDLTESLQDKNDCDLSAPLSSWNVSPGKSAKKRVRSSASCEPLAIKVELFPICCPELQCSSLATEAGCGSFSSTDTTLENDEVISLARQLETCVLNENSYCQLDKIFIPDSFLHRTSETTEGPSTQDMGQRPSVYSVSELHKEAETMHLPSRQSFSLINKPVYDNRLVISS, from the coding sequence ATGCTGCAGAAGTTGTTTGGAGACATTCAAGTTCCAACCAAGATGATGAAGTTGCGCAATTCCGGCACTTTGCACTACATTAATACTATTAAGGGTTGTTTCGTACTTAAGATTCAGAATTGGAATTCTCGTGCTCCTGTGTTCAAAAATTTGAAACATATCTATGAGCCTCAATGTGGAACACCTCTTCATGTGCCAATAAAAATAGAATTGTGTGAGGATGAGGTGCTCAACCATAGTCTGCCAATGGCTAAAAGAGTAAAAACTGAAAGAGAACCCCAAGTCGAGATTTCAGATTGTGGGAGTTATATCGATGAAACACGAAGTGTCTTTGATGATCTTTCGTTTGGGGAAATAACATTGGCGCAACTAAAGAAGAGCTGCAAAACAAAGAAAAGGAAGGAACTAGAATTTGTTTGTTTAAGTCCTAAGAAAGACCTCACTGAATCTCTGCAAGACAAAAACGATTGTGATCTCTCGGCACCGCTTAGCAGTTGGAATGTTAGTCCCGGAAAAAGCGCAAAGAAGCGTGTCAGGAGCAGTGCTAGTTGTGAACCCTTGGCTATAAAAGTTGAGCTTTTTCCAATTTGTTGTCCAGAACTTCAGTGTTCGAGTTTGGCAACTGAGGCAGGTTGTGGATCCTTCAGTTCTACTGATACTACACTAGAGAATGACGAAGTAATTTCATTAGCAAGACAGCTTGAAACATGTGTTCTTAATGAAAATTCCTATTGTCAACTGGACAAAATTTTTATACCTGACTCTTTTCTTCATCGAACTAGTGAGACTACTGAAGGCCCAAGTACTCAAGACATGGGTCAACGTCCTTCTGTTTATTCTGTATCAGAATTGCACAAAGAGGCAGAGACTATGCATTTACCATCTAGACAAAGCTTTTCGCTAATAAATAAACCTGTTTATGATAACCGTTTAGTTATCAGCTCCTAG